From the Leptospira sp. WS60.C2 genome, one window contains:
- a CDS encoding TIGR04452 family lipoprotein: protein MKNQILLIIIVSLFGITMNCNQPVIGGLSSKNITGKDALEKLVNAGTQIDTIYLRATSTPTTSSSFNNSSASIIAGVLNGALIPIAAGLEDKKYYLKDGVDQCVKQIYALGLILDNFVTVGLSCDIKPAPVLAIP from the coding sequence ATGAAAAACCAAATTCTCCTAATCATTATCGTTTCCCTATTTGGAATTACAATGAATTGCAACCAACCGGTCATCGGCGGATTGAGCTCCAAAAACATCACCGGCAAAGACGCATTGGAAAAACTTGTCAATGCTGGCACACAAATTGACACAATTTACCTAAGAGCCACTTCTACACCTACAACTTCTTCCTCATTTAACAATAGTTCCGCCTCAATCATCGCGGGAGTGCTCAATGGTGCCTTGATTCCAATCGCCGCTGGCTTAGAAGATAAAAAATACTATCTAAAAGATGGTGTTGACCAATGCGTAAAACAAATCTATGCGCTTGGCCTTATCTTAGATAACTTTGTGACTGTTGGTTTGAGTTGCGATATCAAACCAGCGCCTGTGTTAGCAATTCCATAA
- a CDS encoding HEAT repeat domain-containing protein, which yields MHKFIPFLIILLALSLIQNCFGGPNEPETPEVVTVEEEVPTEELLKTLETGSNFEKGQAAIQLGNRGITKAIPSLRNLLKDKDPGLRAGAAIALGDLKDKSSSQTIANLMWSDTENPKDVYLDALTRMKDVSVVSRIYPLLSDDNDTLRLQTVDSLVQIGANSVGSQILALALKNQNREKDKTFAMALGKLKVSSAESYLLGLTKKQDESPTLAASYLALGRIKAKNASSVLISALTLPYDKGKENASMALIEIANPSVVPKVFEVLKSDNAESKMYATDVLCGIPSKEAAKLALVLLNSQETKNWSYAAKIIGRQKYKEGKDRIEELLAKTTTPDRDNFAEALGWIGDPTSIPLLRKVLLSGDKEGPYGSAWALGVMGAKEAVPDLLVALDKGDAKLMGYALEALGSIADPSSLPKLKILLADRPKMAPQILSTVALIPTDEARTLIEEATRSNNAEVYRPAMEEIAKRKDKKSIPLLLQFANGDDAEKRKLSYYALTAITGQKFRTAKEWNVWVKTNP from the coding sequence ATGCATAAATTCATTCCTTTTCTAATCATTCTCCTTGCCCTTAGTTTAATCCAAAATTGTTTTGGTGGCCCAAATGAACCTGAAACTCCGGAGGTGGTAACAGTGGAAGAAGAGGTTCCAACCGAAGAACTCTTAAAAACCTTGGAGACAGGTTCCAATTTTGAGAAAGGACAAGCGGCCATTCAACTGGGCAACCGTGGGATCACAAAAGCGATTCCAAGTTTACGAAATTTATTAAAAGACAAAGACCCTGGTTTACGAGCAGGTGCTGCCATTGCGCTCGGAGATTTGAAAGATAAATCCTCTTCACAAACAATTGCAAATCTAATGTGGTCAGACACAGAAAATCCGAAGGATGTTTATTTGGATGCCCTTACTCGTATGAAAGATGTTTCTGTTGTTTCGAGAATTTATCCTTTGTTAAGTGATGATAATGACACACTCCGCCTGCAAACAGTCGATTCACTCGTACAAATTGGTGCAAATTCTGTGGGTTCCCAAATTTTGGCTCTTGCTTTAAAGAACCAAAATAGAGAAAAAGATAAAACCTTTGCGATGGCATTGGGAAAACTAAAGGTTTCTTCAGCAGAATCTTATTTGTTAGGTCTTACAAAAAAACAAGATGAGTCGCCAACACTTGCGGCATCGTATTTAGCGTTAGGTCGCATCAAAGCCAAGAATGCCAGTTCAGTTTTGATCAGTGCTTTGACACTTCCTTATGATAAAGGGAAGGAAAATGCATCGATGGCACTCATTGAAATTGCAAATCCATCAGTGGTTCCAAAAGTGTTTGAAGTATTAAAATCAGATAATGCTGAATCAAAAATGTATGCAACGGATGTTTTGTGTGGAATCCCTTCGAAGGAAGCAGCAAAACTTGCGTTAGTTCTATTGAATTCCCAAGAGACAAAGAACTGGAGTTATGCGGCTAAAATCATTGGTCGACAAAAATACAAAGAAGGGAAAGACCGAATTGAAGAACTTCTGGCAAAAACGACTACTCCTGACAGAGACAATTTTGCGGAAGCACTTGGCTGGATTGGGGATCCAACTTCCATTCCACTTTTACGGAAGGTTTTACTTTCTGGAGACAAAGAAGGACCTTATGGTTCTGCTTGGGCACTTGGTGTGATGGGAGCAAAAGAAGCAGTCCCAGACCTATTAGTGGCTTTAGATAAGGGAGATGCAAAACTAATGGGGTATGCCTTGGAAGCGCTTGGTTCTATCGCCGATCCAAGTAGTTTGCCAAAACTAAAGATCCTATTAGCAGATCGTCCCAAAATGGCACCGCAAATTTTATCAACCGTTGCACTCATTCCCACAGATGAAGCAAGAACACTCATTGAAGAAGCAACCAGATCCAATAACGCAGAAGTATACAGACCTGCCATGGAAGAAATTGCAAAACGAAAGGATAAAAAATCGATTCCTCTTCTTCTTCAATTTGCCAATGGAGATGATGCCGAAAAACGTAAGTTAAGTTACTATGCCTTAACGGCCATAACAGGGCAAAAATTTAGAACTGCAAAAGAATGGAATGTTTGGGTGAAAACAAATCCTTAA
- a CDS encoding DUF1826 domain-containing protein codes for MNSLLEVVESFRISCQKEVLNEIHKKGVNIAIWKRKPSKNILSYLDSIARDKHFSLEIDSKDLKQMETILPKSNTVSNLEFAKEIKKLSIIYENITNQKEHTIQITTVDKMQCPLFHVDFLAYRMMCTYTGPGTQWIPNSNADRSHLGCGRNNHLIQDFSLIRETENFDVILMKGDLHPDDPKNGCIHKSPEVFLTPRVFLKIDAS; via the coding sequence ATGAACAGTTTGCTCGAAGTAGTAGAAAGTTTTAGGATATCTTGTCAAAAAGAAGTCTTAAATGAAATCCACAAAAAGGGAGTCAATATAGCCATTTGGAAAAGGAAACCATCAAAGAATATTCTCTCTTATTTGGATTCAATTGCCAGGGATAAACATTTTTCACTAGAGATCGATTCAAAAGATCTGAAACAGATGGAAACTATTTTGCCGAAGTCAAACACAGTATCAAATTTAGAATTTGCGAAAGAAATTAAAAAACTATCGATCATCTATGAAAACATAACTAATCAAAAGGAACATACAATTCAAATCACAACCGTAGATAAAATGCAATGTCCATTATTTCATGTGGATTTTTTGGCTTATCGAATGATGTGCACATACACTGGGCCTGGAACCCAATGGATCCCCAATTCAAATGCAGACCGAAGTCATTTGGGATGCGGTAGAAACAATCATTTGATTCAGGATTTCAGTCTGATAAGAGAAACGGAAAATTTTGACGTGATTCTGATGAAAGGAGATTTGCATCCAGATGATCCTAAAAATGGATGCATTCACAAATCTCCTGAAGTATTTTTAACACCACGTGTTTTCCTAAAAATCGATGCAAGTTAA
- the zigA gene encoding zinc metallochaperone GTPase ZigA: protein MDKKIPVTVLSGFLGAGKTTLLNHILSNREGLRVAVIVNDMSEVNIDAKLVANGASLSRTNESLVEMSNGCICCTLREDLLIEITKLAKENRFDGILIESTGISEPLPIAETFTFEDENGVSLKNLVTLDSMITVIDAVNFLKDFESLDSLKERELGAGEEDDRDLVDLLVDQVEFSNTLVVNKISLLNEANKNKLLTILRSLNAEAEIITTDYGKVPLEKVFNTGKFDFDKASQFPLWLKELRGEHVPETEEYGIKSFVYVNRRPMHPKRFYDWLDSEKPGLVRAKGFVWLASKMDWVLLYSQAGNLSSYKPEGYWWASIAEEDIPDDPDVLENLKQNWMEPWGDRRQEIVLIGRDMNETKIRASLDKCLLTETEYKKGPEHWATLDDPFPNWDELIGQPEEEGEEGELVSK from the coding sequence ATGGACAAAAAAATTCCCGTCACCGTATTGTCAGGTTTTTTAGGGGCAGGTAAAACAACCCTTCTCAATCACATACTCTCCAACCGCGAAGGTTTGCGCGTTGCCGTTATCGTGAACGATATGAGCGAAGTTAATATCGACGCAAAACTTGTAGCAAACGGCGCAAGCCTCAGTCGAACCAATGAATCTTTAGTAGAGATGTCAAATGGTTGTATCTGCTGTACGTTACGCGAAGACCTTCTCATCGAAATCACAAAACTTGCGAAAGAAAATCGGTTTGATGGCATCCTCATCGAGTCCACTGGAATTTCAGAACCCTTACCAATTGCAGAGACGTTTACCTTTGAAGACGAAAATGGTGTCAGTTTGAAGAACTTAGTGACTCTCGATTCCATGATCACAGTGATAGATGCGGTAAATTTTCTGAAGGATTTTGAAAGTTTAGATTCTCTAAAAGAACGAGAATTAGGTGCTGGAGAAGAAGATGATCGTGATTTAGTGGATCTACTTGTAGACCAAGTTGAATTTTCGAACACTTTAGTGGTGAATAAAATTAGTCTTTTAAACGAAGCAAATAAAAATAAACTTCTTACCATTTTACGATCTCTAAATGCCGAGGCAGAAATCATAACAACTGATTATGGAAAAGTTCCTCTAGAAAAAGTATTCAATACGGGTAAGTTTGATTTTGACAAAGCTAGCCAATTTCCTTTGTGGCTAAAAGAGCTTCGAGGAGAACATGTTCCAGAAACGGAAGAGTATGGAATCAAAAGTTTTGTGTATGTAAATCGAAGACCTATGCATCCAAAACGTTTTTATGATTGGCTAGATTCAGAAAAACCTGGCCTCGTACGTGCTAAAGGGTTTGTATGGCTTGCCTCCAAAATGGATTGGGTCCTACTGTATTCGCAAGCAGGTAACCTTTCTTCTTACAAACCAGAAGGTTATTGGTGGGCGAGCATCGCAGAAGAAGACATCCCTGATGATCCAGATGTGTTAGAAAACCTAAAACAAAATTGGATGGAACCTTGGGGAGATAGAAGACAGGAGATTGTTCTCATCGGCCGAGATATGAATGAAACAAAAATCAGAGCCTCTCTCGACAAATGTCTGCTAACCGAAACAGAATATAAAAAAGGCCCCGAGCATTGGGCAACCCTGGACGATCCTTTTCCGAATTGGGATGAGTTGATTGGACAACCGGAAGAAGAAGGAGAGGAAGGAGAACTTGTATCCAAATGA
- a CDS encoding acyltransferase family protein, translated as MKDYFFSIFKTNPQEVKGLNGIRALSFLMVIYLHMYRPYQYFGFNEPNVWIENFLNNGSLCMDAFFVLSGYLIGGQLLKEKSKTNTIRYRTFFTKRVLKIFPPYYIFLIVQFFFFYNLSKHATDELVKAESAKLVQRVVWDFTYMTDYISGIMVHGWSLSVEEKFYILLPILLFFMFKFKNPKHILLSLVGLILLTSVIRFIIFQMMEPGSLNFGTYLGTFYYPFHSRMDSLFLGVLLAGIQIYFPNNLDRFLKSTTSRYTALFSVICLLSIMFLTNEDRPDLFTCVFRFLFASVSWSFLLLKTFDEKSWTSKVLSMRIFSPIAKLSYSGYIIHLLCLGFLTKKFIGYQKIDYSDIFIWMVPIVFMILIYSYFYYLLTEKPFLILRNRLLHSNKDV; from the coding sequence ATGAAAGATTACTTTTTTTCTATTTTTAAAACCAATCCACAAGAAGTGAAAGGCTTAAATGGGATTCGTGCACTATCATTTCTTATGGTAATTTACCTGCATATGTATCGACCCTATCAATATTTTGGATTTAATGAACCTAATGTATGGATTGAGAATTTCCTTAACAATGGTTCCTTGTGTATGGATGCATTTTTTGTTTTGAGTGGATATTTGATTGGTGGACAATTATTAAAAGAAAAAAGTAAAACCAATACAATTCGTTATCGCACCTTTTTTACCAAACGGGTTTTAAAGATTTTCCCGCCTTATTATATTTTTCTCATCGTGCAGTTTTTCTTTTTTTATAATCTTTCGAAACATGCAACGGATGAACTTGTTAAAGCCGAGTCTGCAAAATTGGTACAGAGAGTTGTCTGGGATTTTACTTACATGACTGATTATATTTCTGGGATCATGGTTCATGGTTGGTCTCTCAGTGTGGAGGAAAAGTTTTACATTCTTTTACCTATTCTTTTGTTTTTTATGTTTAAGTTTAAAAATCCGAAACATATACTCTTGTCACTTGTTGGATTAATTCTTTTAACAAGCGTGATACGGTTTATAATTTTTCAGATGATGGAACCTGGGTCTTTGAATTTTGGAACCTATCTAGGCACTTTTTATTACCCTTTTCATTCTAGAATGGATAGTTTGTTTCTGGGGGTTCTTTTGGCAGGAATACAAATATATTTTCCTAACAATTTAGATCGCTTTTTGAAGAGCACAACATCCAGATACACTGCTTTATTTTCGGTGATATGTTTACTTTCGATCATGTTTCTAACAAATGAAGATCGACCTGATTTGTTTACTTGTGTATTTCGGTTTTTATTTGCATCCGTTTCTTGGTCGTTTTTATTGTTGAAGACTTTTGATGAAAAGAGTTGGACATCGAAAGTTTTGTCTATGCGAATCTTTTCTCCCATTGCAAAACTCTCTTATTCGGGATATATCATCCACTTATTGTGTTTGGGCTTTTTAACCAAAAAATTCATCGGGTATCAAAAAATTGATTATTCCGATATCTTTATCTGGATGGTTCCCATCGTGTTTATGATTTTGATTTATTCGTACTTTTACTATCTGTTAACAGAGAAACCATTTTTGATTTTGCGAAATCGATTGTTGCATTCAAACAAAGACGTTTAG
- a CDS encoding methyl-accepting chemotaxis protein, protein MDLYTLKSAKTINTIRFILFGIYILGILGSLGSLRTDQLVVMVIATTFYGVFAFTQLYLFYKEKNPYPFLFVIADAILVGFSTWGQSMITLDLAAAALKVGVNYTICFFVILYSGFLFSSRQTIVIGSLLIIVYVGALFFSYQEGVAFVDRNDVHTLPHAVSFPIEIVKVVFLVLATYFMSKMVGLLIAIREEAMEGKKVADANAKVVSEQKEAMVETAENLHQSVAALMVFTEDLNGLVQNQAASIEEITASLTSLSQSTENSFLFVKNQDQKIESLNEESKTLETIVNSVRDEIESISDQIKESSKFSNLVTLSMENLNSILSEVSSSFQKVEDVNQIMKEIADQTNLLALNASIEAARAGEHGRGFAVVAQEVAKLADNSASNASIISKTILKSKSDLMKGNLSAKEANTLASNQEKEMFKIQNKVVSFNERIIELQKLNGRVVESQRELKAISSQLESIAKEQSIGNREVMRAAQSIEDAIQVVAENTRVLSDHTLDIQDLANRIK, encoded by the coding sequence ATGGATTTATATACATTAAAATCGGCGAAAACCATTAACACAATTCGGTTCATTTTATTTGGAATTTATATCTTAGGGATTTTGGGTAGTTTAGGGTCGCTACGTACGGATCAGTTAGTTGTGATGGTGATTGCCACTACGTTTTATGGAGTTTTTGCCTTCACACAATTGTATTTATTTTATAAAGAAAAGAATCCTTATCCTTTTTTGTTTGTCATCGCAGATGCTATCCTAGTTGGTTTCTCAACTTGGGGGCAATCTATGATTACTCTAGACCTAGCTGCTGCAGCTTTGAAGGTAGGGGTCAATTATACGATTTGTTTCTTTGTCATTCTTTATTCAGGATTCTTGTTTTCTTCCAGGCAAACCATCGTCATTGGCAGTTTGTTAATAATCGTATATGTCGGGGCATTATTTTTTTCTTACCAAGAAGGTGTCGCGTTTGTCGATCGAAATGATGTACATACCTTACCTCATGCTGTTTCTTTCCCAATTGAAATTGTAAAAGTTGTCTTTTTGGTACTAGCCACTTACTTCATGAGTAAAATGGTAGGTTTACTCATCGCCATTCGAGAAGAAGCGATGGAAGGGAAAAAGGTGGCAGATGCCAATGCTAAAGTCGTTTCCGAGCAAAAAGAAGCGATGGTGGAAACTGCGGAAAATCTTCACCAATCTGTGGCCGCCTTAATGGTGTTTACCGAAGATTTGAATGGACTGGTACAAAACCAAGCCGCTTCCATTGAAGAAATTACAGCCTCCTTAACATCACTTTCACAATCGACCGAAAACTCTTTTTTGTTTGTAAAAAACCAAGACCAAAAGATCGAGTCTCTAAACGAAGAAAGTAAAACTTTGGAAACCATTGTCAATTCTGTGCGGGACGAAATTGAATCGATTTCTGATCAAATTAAAGAATCTTCAAAATTTAGTAATTTGGTAACTCTCTCCATGGAGAATCTAAATTCAATTCTTTCAGAAGTAAGTTCTAGTTTTCAAAAAGTGGAAGATGTCAACCAAATCATGAAAGAAATTGCTGATCAAACCAATTTACTGGCATTAAACGCTTCCATCGAAGCAGCAAGGGCAGGAGAACATGGACGTGGGTTTGCGGTGGTTGCTCAGGAAGTGGCAAAACTTGCAGACAATTCTGCATCCAATGCTAGTATCATTTCCAAAACCATTCTCAAATCAAAATCCGATTTGATGAAGGGGAATCTTTCGGCAAAAGAAGCAAATACTCTTGCTTCCAACCAGGAAAAAGAGATGTTTAAGATCCAAAACAAAGTGGTTAGCTTCAACGAAAGAATCATCGAATTGCAAAAGTTAAATGGAAGAGTCGTAGAATCTCAAAGAGAACTAAAAGCAATTTCTTCCCAGTTAGAATCCATTGCCAAAGAACAATCCATCGGTAACAGGGAAGTGATGAGAGCCGCCCAAAGCATAGAAGATGCTATCCAAGTGGTCGCAGAAAACACAAGGGTGCTTTCGGATCACACATTGGACATCCAAGACCTCGCCAATCGCATCAAATGA
- a CDS encoding acyl-CoA dehydrogenase family protein, translated as MISNNYFNDNDDLIDHFDSLTPWNAVIDQYEQGFEDFAEYQKSGKEELAFAPGNYEDAIEFYRSTLEAGGDIAGNDISQIAKQMDEEGLKYKEGQVTFPKSMLDVVEKIKSAGLLPYGIHRHYGGLGLPSVVQSMLSECVSRGDGSLAITLGCMNLAETVERFGTEEMIHEFVPKMAAGELCGAMALTEPNYGSDLPNLQTKAVKGEDGVWRITGTKRFITHACGFGDAPSIILTLARTGSTTSGARGLSFFLVHSKDVFVASIEKKMGLHCSPTCEVVFENTPGILIGEEGKGLVKYSMAMMNQARLNIAAQAMGIATAAYFEGKKYAEERVQFGKTISNITAVKKMLERMEREVAAMRCILYEASYAVDQYRWKEERGKMKGLSEKDIKKDESFKKWEKLASLFTPLSKYYITEMANVVAYDALQIHGGSGYTEDYDVARLYRDVRITNIYEGTTQLQTVACIGGIVSGMTDTGIYREYLKSEMAGFVSSSELNELFKQFETVVAEYAEIDSTPLREELAFEVVESAARFHNSLLLERSIGRAKVERRTHRKALTESYILDSAAILASNLTKIRGKKKTPVTA; from the coding sequence ATGATATCTAATAACTATTTCAATGATAATGATGACCTAATTGATCATTTTGATTCTCTCACACCTTGGAATGCGGTCATCGACCAATACGAACAAGGGTTCGAAGATTTTGCCGAATACCAGAAATCAGGGAAAGAGGAATTGGCTTTTGCTCCTGGGAATTACGAAGACGCAATTGAATTTTACAGATCCACCTTAGAGGCAGGTGGAGACATCGCAGGTAACGACATCTCTCAAATTGCCAAACAAATGGATGAAGAGGGACTAAAATACAAAGAGGGACAAGTCACTTTCCCAAAATCGATGTTAGATGTTGTGGAAAAAATCAAATCTGCAGGATTACTTCCATATGGAATTCATAGACATTACGGCGGACTTGGATTGCCATCGGTTGTACAGTCTATGTTATCTGAATGTGTATCTAGAGGGGACGGATCCCTAGCCATCACGCTTGGGTGTATGAACCTGGCAGAAACAGTAGAACGTTTTGGAACCGAAGAAATGATCCATGAATTTGTTCCAAAGATGGCAGCGGGAGAACTTTGTGGTGCGATGGCACTCACAGAACCTAACTATGGTTCTGACCTTCCTAATTTACAAACCAAAGCAGTGAAAGGGGAGGATGGTGTTTGGCGTATCACTGGTACAAAACGATTCATCACACATGCTTGTGGTTTTGGAGATGCTCCTTCGATCATTCTTACGTTAGCTAGAACTGGTTCCACAACCAGTGGTGCTCGTGGTCTTTCCTTTTTTCTTGTTCATTCCAAAGATGTGTTTGTGGCATCCATTGAAAAGAAAATGGGCCTTCATTGTTCTCCTACCTGTGAAGTGGTGTTTGAAAACACTCCAGGGATTCTCATCGGAGAAGAGGGCAAAGGTCTTGTGAAGTATTCCATGGCGATGATGAACCAAGCTCGTCTTAACATTGCCGCACAAGCGATGGGAATTGCAACGGCCGCTTATTTTGAAGGAAAAAAATATGCAGAAGAACGCGTTCAATTTGGGAAAACCATCAGTAATATCACCGCTGTGAAAAAAATGTTAGAACGTATGGAACGCGAAGTGGCGGCGATGCGTTGTATTCTTTACGAAGCAAGTTACGCAGTAGACCAATACCGTTGGAAAGAAGAACGCGGCAAGATGAAAGGTTTATCCGAAAAGGACATCAAAAAAGACGAATCCTTTAAGAAGTGGGAAAAACTTGCCTCTCTTTTCACTCCGCTCTCTAAATACTACATCACGGAAATGGCAAACGTAGTCGCATACGATGCTCTGCAAATTCATGGTGGTTCAGGGTATACTGAAGACTACGATGTGGCAAGATTGTATCGTGATGTTCGGATCACAAACATCTATGAAGGAACCACTCAGTTACAAACGGTAGCTTGTATTGGTGGCATTGTCTCTGGAATGACAGACACAGGTATTTACCGAGAGTATTTAAAATCGGAAATGGCTGGGTTTGTTTCCTCATCTGAGTTAAACGAACTTTTCAAACAATTTGAAACAGTTGTGGCCGAATATGCAGAAATTGATTCCACACCTCTTCGCGAAGAATTGGCATTTGAAGTGGTAGAATCAGCAGCGCGATTCCACAACAGTTTACTTTTGGAACGAAGCATTGGTCGGGCAAAAGTGGAGAGAAGAACTCACAGAAAGGCTCTTACCGAAAGTTATATTTTGGATAGTGCGGCCATCCTCGCATCCAACCTAACCAAAATTCGTGGAAAGAAAAAAACTCCCGTTACCGCTTAG
- a CDS encoding amidohydrolase family protein — MRISSPFAWRGDGFPPILDAEIPNHLERIRDLGIPSIIDIHTHFFPETIMKLIWRWFDNANWAIGYRLPEWERVKRLHHNGIKHFTTLNYAHKKNMAKSLNDWVFANLRNWEGAIPFGTFYPEEGVLSYVKQAVEVYGFLGFKLHCEVSKLNLNDPELSDTFHYLEKKEIPILIHTGTAPLPGEFTGIQFFKPFIETYPKLHVIVAHMGAHEISAYASLLGEYPNLALDTTMVFVDFLATGNAGDVDSAVPLLETYQNQIYFGSDFPNIPYNLNHPISNLLALPISDTAKQKILYGNAKNRFFK; from the coding sequence ATTCGGATCTCTTCTCCATTTGCATGGAGAGGAGATGGTTTTCCCCCCATCCTTGATGCCGAGATTCCCAACCATTTAGAGAGAATTCGCGATTTAGGAATTCCATCGATCATCGATATCCACACTCATTTTTTTCCTGAGACCATTATGAAACTGATCTGGCGTTGGTTTGACAATGCCAACTGGGCGATTGGATACCGATTGCCGGAATGGGAACGAGTGAAACGTCTGCATCACAATGGGATCAAACACTTCACTACCTTAAACTATGCACATAAAAAGAATATGGCTAAGTCACTCAATGATTGGGTGTTTGCCAATCTTCGAAACTGGGAAGGAGCCATCCCGTTTGGAACCTTTTACCCCGAAGAAGGTGTGCTTTCCTATGTGAAACAAGCAGTGGAAGTGTATGGTTTTTTAGGATTCAAACTCCATTGTGAAGTTTCAAAACTCAATTTAAATGATCCCGAACTCAGTGATACCTTTCACTATTTAGAAAAAAAAGAAATTCCGATTCTGATTCATACTGGGACAGCACCACTCCCTGGTGAGTTTACTGGCATTCAGTTTTTTAAACCGTTTATCGAAACCTATCCCAAACTCCATGTGATTGTGGCGCATATGGGCGCTCATGAAATCTCCGCCTATGCCTCGTTACTTGGTGAATATCCAAACTTGGCTCTGGATACGACGATGGTATTTGTGGACTTTTTAGCTACGGGAAATGCAGGCGATGTGGATTCGGCAGTACCTCTTTTGGAAACCTACCAAAACCAAATCTACTTTGGATCAGATTTTCCAAACATCCCCTACAACCTAAACCACCCCATTTCGAACCTACTGGCACTTCCCATCTCCGACACCGCCAAACAAAAAATCCTCTACGGGAATGCCAAAAACCGATTTTTTAAATGA
- a CDS encoding metal ABC transporter substrate-binding protein: protein MKFLYTGKFYQKMQTSIFSFVSLVWVLVFLVSSPVTAKVSLVASISDLKYIAEQVAGDRADVYGMIRGVDDPHFVMTRPDFLVKLSEADVLCVVGLDLEVGWIPYLQQQSRNMKIQKGQPGYCDTSFGVKILGEPTVMMDRSMGDMHIYGNPHYWNDPINAIQIAQNIKNALTRVDPLNGEYYERNFNQFKTRLIQLTKEEMKKMEPYFGLRVAVFHDQFVYLASRFKLNANLTIEERPGVPPSVRYMDQVISYMIAEKIKIILIGPYHNPKYAEYVASKVPGSIVVTLPVSVGALDTTSYEDALRMSLQKIRDASDKTKSSQ from the coding sequence ATGAAGTTTTTATACACGGGCAAGTTTTATCAAAAAATGCAAACATCCATTTTCTCTTTTGTCTCTCTCGTTTGGGTTCTTGTTTTTTTAGTTTCTTCCCCTGTGACGGCAAAGGTTTCCCTGGTTGCCAGTATTTCGGATTTGAAATACATCGCAGAACAAGTCGCAGGTGATCGGGCGGATGTCTATGGAATGATTCGAGGTGTGGACGATCCACACTTTGTGATGACACGTCCTGACTTTTTGGTGAAACTAAGTGAGGCCGATGTTCTTTGTGTGGTAGGACTCGATTTAGAAGTAGGTTGGATTCCATATCTCCAACAACAATCTAGAAATATGAAAATCCAAAAAGGCCAACCAGGGTATTGCGATACATCTTTTGGGGTAAAAATTCTTGGCGAACCCACAGTCATGATGGACCGTTCGATGGGAGATATGCATATCTATGGTAATCCCCATTATTGGAATGATCCCATCAATGCCATCCAGATTGCCCAAAATATCAAAAATGCCCTCACTCGTGTGGACCCTCTGAATGGGGAATACTATGAAAGGAATTTTAATCAGTTCAAAACACGTCTCATCCAACTCACGAAAGAAGAAATGAAAAAAATGGAACCTTATTTTGGTCTGAGAGTGGCAGTATTCCATGACCAATTTGTGTATTTAGCGTCACGTTTTAAATTGAATGCAAACTTAACCATTGAAGAGCGACCAGGAGTTCCACCTTCTGTTCGTTATATGGACCAAGTGATCAGTTATATGATTGCAGAAAAGATAAAAATTATCTTGATCGGACCTTATCACAATCCAAAATATGCAGAGTATGTCGCATCCAAGGTTCCTGGATCCATTGTGGTCACACTCCCTGTTTCTGTCGGGGCACTTGATACCACAAGTTATGAAGATGCCTTACGAATGAGCTTACAAAAGATACGTGATGCCAGTGACAAAACCAAGTCTTCCCAGTAA